Within Crassostrea angulata isolate pt1a10 chromosome 2, ASM2561291v2, whole genome shotgun sequence, the genomic segment TTGAACGCTTCTTACCGTAGAATGAAAAACAGATTTAAAACGAGGCTCAGACCTAAAAGCCCTGTTACCACGAAAAGAATGGTTTCTATGTTAGCTTTCTTTAAGTGCTGAACTGTCAATGATACAACAAATTATTGgtttaaacattgttttttgtaaatagAAACACAGAAAGAAAAACACCATTTTGGCACATGAGATTGCATTGagatatattttgaattatgaaaatGTACTTTAGATTATAGTAAGAAACCACAGATAGATCGATAGATTGATAGATCGATAGATcgatatatagatagatagatagatagatagatagatagatagatagatagatagatggatggataaaaggatagatagatagatggatagatagatagatagatagatagatagatagatagatagatagataaattaaatttaatttacccTGCTGAATTAATTCTTCTACAACGCTACATTTGCAACCACCCTTGCATGTTCCGTTTGTTGTATAGCATGTTCCATACAGACAACTCGAGCTGCATTTTTGGTAACAGTCCACACCATAATGAAAAGGACTGCAATCTTATGAGAAAGAGTAAAGaaagatagaaaaaataaaaattgaaggATTTTCAGttcaataaaacataaaatatgtcATTATTTACACAATTGTTCACAGTAAGccattgtttttttataatccgtaacggaaattttaatcaaaatacgttcattttgaaaaaacttttgtaaatattatcttaataataaaaaaaaactattaattaTTGAGGTTCATGTTTAAACAGTGGTCAAAACATTTCACTTCAATTTACTTCAACAATTAAAACAACCCATCCTTAAATTAAAAAGGTCGTGAGAAGACATTACAATTGTTACACACTGTGCATTCACTGTATGCCTAATGATGACAGACTTTAACAACTTACCTACATCTGTCACTCTGCCATCCAAGCTTACACACGCACCGACCACTGTATTGGTCACAACCAGATACACATCCAATACCACACTTTTTGTCACAATATTCTCCAAACTTTCCCTCTACACAACTATAGCAGACTCCGGTGTCTTTGGTACAACCAATGGTACAGTTTACGCTGCATCTCCTGGTGCAATTTAAACCATAATGTGTGGAATCACACCCTAGATATGAGGAAAACAAGATTTTAATTTGCAAAGCTTAGCATATTTTGTAACCTAAGTATCCAGAAGtcgatatacaaatgtacatcaaacaagAAGATTGGTCCAGAAACTCATTTAAGTAATGAAAATGCCCTTCCCCGATTAATCATAAAATCTTTCCCATCTACGACAAAGGATTTAACCGATGGTGAATTTGAAACACAAAGTTGTAACCATGTTTTCAAACATTAAATAAAGGACATTGAAACATTTATGAAAGTGTCATTAACTCAAATGATATTTGCAAAGTTTAAAGTTTCAGTGacctttttgaaatttatataagaacgaaaacttttaccagTTCTGCCGGGTAAGATCAGATATAtggaaatatgatgtaacaagTTAATTGAATAAAACCAAACGGAATATTTCTTTCTAAGTGATAATTATCTTTGTGTGTTGTATTATGAAGGAGAAGTGCAAAATAATTATTACATACTATCACAACGTGTCCCCATCCAATTTTGGTAGCATCTGTTAGAACATGCTCCACTTTGTAAATCACACGATCCTTTTACACAGCCCGGACTACATACTTTGTCGCAAAAGTCACCATACTTTCCCATGTTACAGCCTTTATTACATCTACCATCAGATTTGCTGCATATATGTTCGTTACAAAATGTTGAGCATGTTTGGTTGCAGTAGTTTCCCCAATAACCCTGCTTACAAGTTTCACACAATCCATTTTCTCGGAAACACTTCCGATCTTGGCAATTAGCTGGGCATACTGATCCACATTTAGGATCCCAATTTCCAGTCGCACAACCAAACGTGCAATGTCCATTAGTGTCGTTACATGTTTGATTTATACACGTAGCTAAACAATCTGATAATATAGATAATATAAAATACTCGTAAACCAACTGTAATTTGCTAAAATCTCTTAAATTATTTGGTTATTATTGTAACATAGAGAGTTTTCTtatcaaataattgatttaattattatcATATCTGATTTGTTTACAGTATGTTATTTGTAAGGGAAGGCATCCCTTTTTACAAAGCTCATCATATCTCACAGCAAATATGGGTAtagcaaaacattttaaatatctgAGATTTTTAACTATATTGTTCCGGAACTCTGACGGCAATGGACTATTTTAAAGGTGATTGGGCGGCATTTAAATTGTCAATaactcattttttaaaatcttcaagtTACCGTTTTTTTTAGTCCAGTACCAcattatgaatatttataaaaattcaaaatttcaaggtTAAACAAAAGCAGCAATTCCATTcgagttaattttatttaattgttccTTTTTATTTTCGAGCTTACCACACATTCCACTGTTTATTTCACATGTTTCACATCTTTGACAAGGTAAACAATCATCACCATATTGTCCAGTCTCGCATCCTACAAGTATTAACTTTGGAATCCTATTTCACATATAAATACAAGGTTAAGTAAAATTGGGAAAGGAGATCAACCCCAAAAAAACATACCAGAAACTTCTATTTCACATATTTCTAACATGGCCCCCGCTACAGGATCATCTTCAGGAGCATCATACGTTGTCTCCACAATGACGTATCGAGCTGTGTGTTTACAGGGGATGTCTATTATATGTGGAAGTACGTCAGGATGTGTTGTGTTGTCAGTGTAACAGCGGGTTCTATGTGCTGTTGTTTTCTGCGATGCTGGAAGGTCTGATACATCAAGATAAAATTGTCTGAATCTGTAAGGTTGCCAATCTTTATCTCCAAGTCCTGTAAGtattagatttaaaattaaCGAATAAGCATTCAGAAACATCACTTTTGATTGAAATTAATACAAGGATTACAATTGACATATTTGTgaacaaagagagagagagagagagagagagagagagagagagagagagagagcaatgcACATTTCATTTATTGAAGTAGTTTTGTCGTTGATCTCATCtgtcaaaaaataaatcacGTATATATTTAATCACACTTTTATTCTCCTTACCGTCTTTTCTATAATACAGTGTCACGTTTTTTATGCTGTAAGGTTTACCAAGATCGACCTGAAACCAAGCGACTGTTTGATTTACGTCAGTATGAGAACAATAACGATCAGTTGTACGTATATCACCGTCAACTGCCAACGCTGCTTTGTGATTTACGAACGTTGAACTCTGTAATACTGTCGTCGAATTTTTTCTACAGAGGTTTTCTGTAAGTAAACTAAATTGTATtatctggggtttttttgttagcaaaatttatcaaataacgGTTACAAAACTAGATAAAAAATTAACACCATACTTATTTAGAGATATGCAATCTTTAATAATTAATCTTCTGAATAAATTTTAACGTTTAAGATGGcaagtaaatataaataaacgtATGGAAGAGATagctgtttaaaattattagttAGCCCGTTAAACGCTAAAAATGGTATatagaaaaatgtatatatataaatgatctATTTCGccacttttatatttttacacagTCACAGTCAAATAACAGCTTGTGATTCTTAATGGAAAGAAATTTAGCTTGGGCATTAAAATAACCAAgtggaaactgtttaaacaaaaTTCACATTCTTTGGTTCTTTAAAATTCTGGTTCTGTTtaggattttatatattatatgtataaataCTGTGAGAGATCATTATAAGAAAAAACGCACTTTTGTCTTATATTATCTTTTTCAGAAAACTTAAGCATTGAAGTgtttatgaagtttttttttcaattttaggtAATTGCATACTAATGTTTACATACCATAACAATGATAAAACTCCAAGAAAGACAATGCTAATATCACTACTGATGTCTTCattttgattgatatttttCAGATATCTCGAGGTAAAAAAGTGTACATTATATGTCACCTGTgcaggaaataaataatattgaagCACAAAGCCTATTTGAGCATAGAGAAAGGAAAacaggaaaatatttaaaaaaacattaatttaaacgGATTTACACGGATATATTTCAAACCGGAAATGCAATCACTAAAAGCCTAACACAAAATAggacaattattttttgttcagaATTGTTACATAAGAAAGTATATATGAacttgtttttaatgttttcaattttaaattgcgCTTTACTTTATTTAATTCAACGCAACGCACTTTTCTGAAACCGAAACTTAAGCTATTTTGTCGATTAAAACTGTCgacaatatatttttctaacATAACTATTTTGCCGTATTTTTGAATCTGATGTTGTAATGAGATATTTTTTAAgcatagatgtacatgtatacaaggaTAAATCAACCAAATAATAATCCTCATAATAAAAACTAAACCTGCAAAATGTTAAGCTTCTCGTACGTTGTCGAAACGCATCAAGGTCTACAATATAAACATCAATTTGATGTATAGAAAGTTTTAGTTCTGTTTGGCTTTAGAAATAGCTACCCTATTACGCTAATTGACGTGAAAGAGCATATTTGTTAGATGGGGAATATCGGAGCAAAAGACATTCAGAGAACTAAAGCATCATATTGCTGACACCGAAAGGTAAGCATACTATGACGAATTTGTGCCAATGATATTCCCATTGCAATAGGGGCGGTTCTTGTGCAAGAGCAAAATGATTAACTTCCTGTCAACTTCTATTGCTGTCGTTACTATCAGACAAAGAAAGAGTCATTGACCTGTGTATGAACATGTGACATATTTCATGTTTATCTTTATGGCATAGAATTTGATCACGCTGATCTAAAGCCGCCCGAGTGTTCTTATCCATCAAAGTCCCCACTGTTTATGTTGAATATCTCTACGATATAGAGGTTGAGCTCCTCATTATTTACAAGCCATTCGAATGTACTTATTTGTTCAAATAGAAAGCGCAGTTATTATGGAActgtttaaagaataaaaaaaaaacatatataagatgtatttgtatacacatgtttattatattttacaggATTAAGATGAATGTTGCATCGCTTGAACAAACGAAACTGCCCATTAATGATTGTTACAATATGacataaacagtttaacaattttaatgtttaaaatatctgATGTAATTGGGCCGAAGAACATGAAAGATGAATCCTATCAGATTAAACAAGTTCTCGCTTTGAATTCTCctaaaaaattctaaagttcttgaaaaaaaatctgacatTTTTTGACCATATTACTTAGAGACTTCGGGCCACTTTGGATGGAGCGTTTACTTAAATAACATGAAGATCAAAGGTCATTTTCGTGTGTTGGTGGTTTAATATTTCTTCTGGTTACATGTAAGATGGTAAAGAAAAACCTTTTTACTGACTTCTAAGAGaatatttaaatgcatgtatagcCCTTCAGTCCTAAGATGTTTCGAATTGTTAACGATGCTTGTTATCGCTGCGTGCTTAATCACAAGATAAAGTGACCTAAAACTTTTAcgaatgtaaaaatataattaaagcattctttaatttaattatatcaaaatgatCTGAGACACCTTATTTCAATACTTGCTCCTAAAAGATtctaaatttcaataaaaacgCGTAACGTTTGAACCATCCATCATAGATATCTCGGACTACTTTAGTTGAAGCATCCTTATTAGCAGATCGAAAAGACAACATAGTCAAAAGAAAATTCatctttatacattttatttctctCAAAATACAAAGGGAAagcattatatttattacattgaAACAAACATTGGTTAAAGTGATAATAATTATTTGCTTAGTGTTTGATAACAATTAGCGAACTAGTTTGTCCATGTTTTATACACCTATGTTTCTGATAAAACTCTGAATTCAGTAGACAAAAAGTTCATAATACAGATTCATTGGTTGTAGTAAACATGTCCCTCCGTTCCAGACCGCAGAAACTCCATCAAAACATCGTGGATTAATATGTACTCCTCCTGTATTAAATATATGAATGTTAAGTTAATGTCAAATGTCAAAAGGAAAGGGTcaacatgtatttatcataagCATTCATCTATTTTATGTTACACTGTAGAATCAAGCAACAAAGGAGAATTGGTAAATCCCCATCtgttaaagtaatttttttttcagatttatttAATGCATCAAAGCAATCGATTTAGTTTtagttttttcttttcaatttaaaaacattaatgatAACTATGATAAATAGATATTAAGGTGATGAACGACGGTGGGTGCGCGTGTCTACTTACCATAGTTGAGCACAGTTCAGGACGTCGTGTTTGTAGGAGTCTGACCACAGAGAACACGTCTATCTCCTCGTCCATTGTCATTTGTTGTATCAGGTTGTATACAGCACAGAAAACACCACACAGAGCGGCTCCATCCCTTACAGTAAGATTAAGCACAATGTTTCAATGATACTAGAATTGCAACAtagcaatatacatttaatatttttaaggtgatataaaaattatatatgatttGTATAATGttccacaaaatttattattatacttctATTGACTAAATAGAAAATGCATACAatacatttttgaataaagttGCTTGACACACTCATAAAATAATTGATGGATacataatttatatgtttttaatagTATTTCTAGCGTAAAAATCCTGCCTACTATCCTATTAATTGTACATGATttgattttcatctttttttctttagaaaaacTGAATTAGTATTATCTTGGCTGCAAATAATTGTAATGAGCTTTATAActatacaataataaaaataacgaaaaaGTCAAGGGAGTTTGGAaaaagcttttatttttttttaatgaaggaATTAAGAGGATGAAATTATTTAGAATGACATATAtcgaaataaaaacataaagtttacaaaatgtCTTTCAATCATAAAGAAGGGTTATCATACAATTTCATCTAAAGAGCTTTAAGGTTAGTGTTCGGAAAATAACGCagacctttttttttcttttgtaactgtaatcttttttaacatttatgaaaaaaaaaaattgtagcaCAGTTTAACTTATTAAACAAACCATtcctatatttatttttattaatataagcATACAACTGAGAACCGTCGGTGTTATAACTAAGTCCCAGTCAAGCGGTACATGTGCATATAATATTCCACTTCAAGAAATACAAACGTTAATTACATTCCGTTTGtagtttttttcttaattttgcaTGCATATCTTTATTCCAGAAATAAATACCTtcttaaattgatatttatccTAGTTATCAAATCATaagataaaaaagatacaaGCAGTAGTAATACCTGCTGATTATAATAATCGGACCCTCTGTCTCTGTGTTCTGTACAAACGACACCAATCCCACGATTTGAGAAATTGCCCGAGGGTCACCAGGGTCGAGACTAAACATTGGCTCTATCAGGTCAGCCGACCAGGTTTGATCCCCATTCTGGttcaaaacaacacaaaacattatttgaaaacAGTATCTTCAAAGAACACGTTTTCATAACTATCACTCTTGTTTAGATTTTAAGTGTAATTGCTAAAAAAAGGACCAAAATATGTACTCACAGCTTTTTTCGTTATTTTAACCTGGCAACATTTAATTTCTGTTATACGTTCTTGCTGTAGTTGAATTTTAAACGGATATATAGTTTCTAATCTAGATGTTATACATGGCATCCATTTGTTTTCCTGTAACACATGgacataattataatatttatatttaggtGTTAATCAGTGTTAATCAGATAATATGAATGCACATATATTCATATTTCAATTATGCAGATACAACGATAATAGTTATATTGGGAATGTAAGAATCGTACAGATTCAGCACTGGAGAGCGGTTCCATGGATACGACTACTTTTGAGTCATGATCAGTGATCAGTCGCAGGAAATCTACGGCGTTATCTGTTGTCTGGAAATGGGTGACTATAAACGCAGTTGGATTGGTGAAAGACTAAAGATAAAACGAAATAATTGATAGAACAGTTCGTGTTTGGATGTGATGAATTGTAGAAAGTCTTTAACTTCAATTGTATCATTTTGGCGTTTACACACTTACGGGCAGAGATATTGCGTTGATGTAAGTCCCGCGCTTTGGAACATACGACGTCAGGAACAAAACATATTTGTCAACTAAAATTTGATCACAATGAATTAGGAGAAATTGATAGATCTAAATGAAAAAGCATGCACATTTtcgattgatttttaaataaacaaaaataaacaataaaagaaaaattgcaTGATTAAATTCGCATTCCATGTGGATacatttctattatttttaattgaaattgacGAAAAAGTTTAGGATATTAGACTTAAACGTTTTTTACAAGTGTTCAATTATTTCTCATTTCACCATTAGGTTAAAGTATAAATAAACTAAACAGCCATATAAAACACCTCTTTATCTAGGGTTCCTTTAAATATGACTGAATGTGAACAATTTCCAAACGATGTTATTctattattttatcataccttATTTTATTACTTCGTCATTTTTTGAACATACTAAAATCTAGCATGGATGatgatgtttaaattaaaaaaaagatagtgttgatgaaattttgacaTCAACTCCGTCCATTTTTATTCTTTCTCAATCACTTTCCATTATCTAAGGAGGGGGATTTcgacttttatttttggtttgtaTTGAGTTGAACTTGAAGAAATTTCCTTATAAAATTAGATCTTGGTCAAAGTATGTTTAACTAGGATCAGTGGctctggaataaaaaaaaaacatactattttttttaaatgttttacctaGGATGCAGCCGCTGACAACAACAGATTAATTTTATCAGGAAGGCTGACTTGAGTTATTGGCTCTGATGAGCTTCAAGAagctttcaaaaattatatattgtttgaaaatgCAATCAACATGAAAATAATTCTACAGACCAATCAAGAAATACAAAGTTGAGTTTACATACGAGGTTTGATTGTGGACGATATATCTTTGTGTTGTGCCGCCATTTTGTAATCTTTCTCCGTGTATTTTGGGCAAATTGACACAAGTCTCTATTTATGAAAAACTCagaattatatacatttaaatgttGACACATATTTAATGAGTGTTTTCTGCATTCtgtttttagatatattttatgtgCAGGAAGTGCTTAAAacaaacattgtaaaatgttccTTCATTTGAAGCTTAGTTAAAATGTcaatagtttaaaaaattaaatatcatattttattatttggtaTAGGAATTTGACTGTTCATTCCTGAGAACTAATtcaataaagatattttgaCACCAAAAATACCATTAACCTTGAAATCTTTCCTAAGTAATGAAACATTAGTTGGTTTGTCTTTGTGCGTAGTCTTTAGTTTTGAAAGGAACTCTGTTGTATCATAAACGGCAACTGGCGCCTTAATCGCTTCATGAAGAGTCAAGAAGATTGTCTTGTATTGTTCCTAAAACAAAGTTTATCTATACGTGATTCATATAATTCAATGGTTTTGTTTTCGTACATGTAGGTGCTTAAAGTACACTTGAATTATTATATTGGTGTCATTGAGAAAGCTATACATGTAGGTGCTTAAACTACACTTGAAATATTATATTGGTACCATTGTATTGTATATTGAGAAAGCTATACATGTTTGTTAACCGATCTAATGTCAaccagaattacatgtaattattgtgtttatGTACAGGCACACAATGTTCATTTTCAACATATATAAATTGATACGCTTTACAAACGGATGACTAAGgtattgtaaattatatttacgTATGTCTGGACCATATTCATTCTTTTTTCTCGCATTTTTTCTACATAATCGGCAATGTTTATCCTCTTCTTCTGTTTACATTCTTCGTACAGGGCGTCTATAGCTATATAGGTTCCTGTCCTTCCGATCCCAGCACTTTTAGGTCCACATAAAATAATGAGATTTCTTCTTAGAAATAATAATTCTGGAATCATTggtttcaaaatattctaatacTAAACGCTACTCCTATTAATTGCCCATTTAGTcaacaattttgaattatatcatttttccCTTCAGACATTGAATAAATAATTACCGACACTATTATTTTCTATAGTAGTTATCAGATGGTTTTCCTAGCTATTAATAACAAACTTGCTGCTGCATTTgcctgataaaaaaaaccaacatgttatccaaattttgatttttaaatcacaTAAAGTACCTGTTATTTTAATAGATAAATTAGAACAGgcatactggtactgtaccagttatcggctaagaccagttatcggctaaactgagggtTTGGGTTTTTAGCACGCCATTAtccgagattttttaattcagtcttctgtttcgaataaagaatagtaagtttgcttgaaagctttcttgaatatgttttaaacatgagctttaacgatcattgtttaccgctgatttacatctttgcactttcagctgtgggggaagtgacgtaataagttactTATTATAATAAGTTTGtaatacgttattatatcccttcgttgatttgacatataatatcaatacaaataacatttataaacaaaaggaatttacTAAATTCTGCGAGATTCATGgcgcagttgaacgcctgattgcacaattatgtattgaatagcaTTTTTTGcattaccgtatgataataaacgaataattctaatgagttttgtttatgtataaTAACCCCTATGACCTATAAGCTGACCacacaaggggcataattcaatTTACAATTTGCAGAATATATAATCAACATCTACAgggattttactatgttatcATCACGAAGCCATttactggtacagtaaatcgtaaaacaAACGGCAAATTCGGAGCGTGAAAAagcacaaaaacaatatgttttgggTTTTAAATGATGACATAATCTAACCGatggataaataaggagttcaccatttaaagtatgtcaagttttattcaaatatatcaataaaaagggaATACTCACGCAACGAAAATAAACTATCGGTAACAAATGACTCCCAAACATATGACAACACGACATTTTTGATATTAGAAACATGCTTCTTCTTGTATATTGTAAACGAATGTTTTTGGTTAAGATTGCAAATTAATTCGTTATCCATGTCCATTAAAAGGTGTACAGACATTTACATCGGGTTGTTTTCCATACACCCTGAGGCCGTACCCGGGGTATATTCCCGTACACCCTTGATTGGACATGGTTACCGAATATTTTGGCTATGTTAACCAAAATGTCCGAGTATCATGTCAAATCAAGGGCATAAAAcactaaaatagaataaaataattcaaagagACAacgcattgttttttttacctcTAGCTCCGGTCGGGTGTACGGAAATTTACACTCGGCATGTTCGCCAGTTAAATCTCGTGTTACAAGGTACTTCGGGAATGATAATTTTAGTATATCACTGTGTATCTTAAAACGACGGAGCCAACATCTTCTCAACATTTTTATTGGTCTTTTACCTGTATTCATCATTAATTGAAACATACCTGCAGTGTACTAACACATGGATTTTCTTTGTTGCATTTTTGGTTCTTGTAACGtggttgttgaataataaaagaCAAAGCGGTTCAGGTATGCCGTGATCCGGCCAGGAAGTGTAATGATACTGGTTGACCGTTCTACATTTGTTGTcctaaaattaacaaaacaatctATTTTTTGTCCAACTTGAAACtcacatgtatattaaaaaaaaaccacgcaTTAGCTTACAGAAACTTTTCGGTATCGTTGTATGTACAATTCAACTTCAGATGCCAACGTTTATGTTATTCTGAAGTGGGCTGTCTTGCatgaatgaatattttgaagCAACAATTAACGTCTTCGGACATAGTtttattgaatttcataaaaaccGTGTTACTaggttttgcattttttttcaaacaaaaaaaatcttttttaacatAGTCTTAATTGACAGTTCAAAAACTTAAACATTGCGAAAGATAACCATTTT encodes:
- the LOC128172137 gene encoding multiple epidermal growth factor-like domains protein 11, producing MKTSVVILALSFLEFYHCYENLCRKNSTTVLQSSTFVNHKAALAVDGDIRTTDRYCSHTDVNQTVAWFQVDLGKPYSIKNVTLYYRKDGLGDKDWQPYRFRQFYLDVSDLPASQKTTAHRTRCYTDNTTHPDVLPHIIDIPCKHTARYVIVETTYDAPEDDPVAGAMLEICEIEVSGCETGQYGDDCLPCQRCETCEINSGMCDCLATCINQTCNDTNGHCTFGCATGNWDPKCGSVCPANCQDRKCFRENGLCETCKQGYWGNYCNQTCSTFCNEHICSKSDGRCNKGCNMGKYGDFCDKVCSPGCVKGSCDLQSGACSNRCYQNWMGTRCDRCDSTHYGLNCTRRCSVNCTIGCTKDTGVCYSCVEGKFGEYCDKKCGIGCVSGCDQYSGRCVCKLGWQSDRCKDCSPFHYGVDCYQKCSSSCLYGTCYTTNGTCKGGCKCSVVEELIQQVQHLKKANIETILFVVTGLLGLSLVLNLFFILRRVRCKVCESTAQEDSTSLQMISRVSCNETYYLNPIDLLNGDPKEESCICEEDVEGCPQPHYAHIQKTSDIRNDEKTYEKK
- the LOC128172118 gene encoding receptor-type tyrosine-protein phosphatase T-like produces the protein MPNLTNMYQNVERENQNSFSSSRKASSKRVRKLEKTTVQIIELKNDDIDIDEKIHEENPYGDFYVNDETLSDIAVSNFEKIIEEKSKNDDDGFKKEYATLAYGERYPCVIGKLPENLTKNRFKTTSPYDHSRVQLKKKQSDYVNANYIDGLKEDNVYIATQGPKQNTVADFWCMVWQEHIEQIIMLTNVMEGNTAKCFQYWPALETSMDCDSFTLITTDERHYAYYVIRKLKMIHKKDNKCRTVNQYHYTSWPDHGIPEPLCLLLFNNHVTRTKNATKKIHVLVHCSAGIGRTGTYIAIDALYEECKQKKRINIADYVEKMREKRMNMVQTYEQYKTIFLTLHEAIKAPVAVYDTTEFLSKLKTTHKDKPTNVSLLRKDFKRLVSICPKYTEKDYKMAAQHKDISSTIKPLDKYVLFLTSYVPKRGTYINAISLPSFTNPTAFIVTHFQTTDNAVDFLRLITDHDSKVVVSMEPLSSAESENKWMPCITSRLETIYPFKIQLQQERITEIKCCQVKITKKANGDQTWSADLIEPMFSLDPGDPRAISQIVGLVSFVQNTETEGPIIIISRDGAALCGVFCAVYNLIQQMTMDEEIDVFSVVRLLQTRRPELCSTMEEYILIHDVLMEFLRSGTEGHVYYNQ